From Actinomyces slackii, a single genomic window includes:
- a CDS encoding YwqG family protein: MSTPPSPAVDDPRFLRLMDDLESTTARPSIEISTDSVGPLPVSASKLGGTPYLPAGEPAPQGRVAPLTFLAQIRLEELPDNDFLPDAGLLQFWIGRDDLYGMECDDLRAGDYRVVHYPSIDESVSKEDVLARYVPANLDDEDELSPFETNDSLALSFTMTSQPLSKDDVSFGKAFSDLWSTMFPEVPLEAWWKLPKDLTEALYDRFATSGHRLGGYPCFTQWDPRGTNSLEKEAVLLLQIDSDDHIMWGDVGVANFFILPQELAAGDFSRVAYTWDCC, from the coding sequence ATGAGCACACCACCCTCGCCTGCAGTCGACGACCCCCGCTTCCTGCGGCTCATGGACGACCTGGAGTCCACCACTGCGCGTCCGTCCATCGAGATCAGCACTGACTCCGTCGGCCCTCTTCCCGTGTCAGCCTCCAAGCTCGGTGGGACGCCGTACCTGCCCGCTGGCGAGCCCGCGCCGCAGGGAAGAGTGGCGCCACTGACCTTCCTGGCGCAGATCCGACTGGAGGAGCTGCCGGACAACGACTTCCTGCCTGATGCCGGTCTCCTGCAGTTCTGGATCGGCCGGGACGACCTGTACGGCATGGAGTGCGACGACCTGCGCGCCGGCGACTACAGGGTCGTCCACTACCCGAGCATTGATGAGTCCGTGAGTAAGGAGGACGTGCTGGCGCGCTACGTGCCGGCGAACCTCGATGACGAGGATGAGTTGTCCCCGTTCGAGACCAACGACTCCCTGGCCCTGTCCTTCACCATGACCAGCCAGCCGCTCAGCAAGGATGACGTCTCGTTCGGCAAGGCCTTCAGTGACCTGTGGAGCACGATGTTCCCGGAGGTCCCGCTTGAGGCCTGGTGGAAGCTCCCGAAGGACCTGACCGAGGCGCTGTATGACCGATTCGCCACCTCCGGGCACCGCCTGGGTGGCTACCCCTGCTTCACCCAGTGGGATCCGCGCGGCACGAACTCCCTGGAGAAGGAGGCGGTGCTGCTCCTGCAGATCGACTCCGACGATCACATCATGTGGGGCGATGTCGGCGTGGCGAACTTCTTCATCCTGCCCCAGGAGCTGGCAGCCGGGGACTTCTCCCGTGTGGCCTACACCTGGGACTGCTGCTGA
- the rho gene encoding transcription termination factor Rho, whose translation MTETSSSQSALSTMRLAELQALAGQIGLKGISRMRKSELVAAIRDARGASSDDPGPATSHDDQPAADGTARRPRRSPGSQEAGDEPRATGADGAEAAPRSRRRRAQAAAGAPERTPVLDLGLDMPERAQAGQGAEPAEAGAAPRRPRRERAEREPDSPPRESRRSRRRAQAAAGAPERTPVGDGPDSPEDHLDAKAALMRDLADATGTAAVEPAARSRREEESEGYEEERGGRRRRGRKRGRDRFERENRDADSPAPARQGRSQSREEEVLLPVAGILDVSDHQHAYLRTSGYLPGPKDVYVSAHLIKDNGLRAGDAVTGWVREGGETAGPSGGRNNRRQNRAGRVKYNPLVSVESVNGMDAERSKRRPEFAKLTPLYPQEQLRLETTPKALTPRVIDLVSPIGKGQRGLIVSPPKAGKTIILQQIANAIAVNNPEAHLMVVLVDERPEEVTDMQRTVKGEVIASTFDRPASDHTIVAELAIERAKRLVELGQDVVVLLDSITRLGRAYNLAAPASGRILSGGVDASALYPPKRFFGAARNVENGGSLTILATALVETGSKMDEVIFEEFKGTGNMELRLSRQLADKRIFPAVDVAASGTRREELLIDPAQLKIMWRLRRLFAGLEQQQALELVLSKLKDTQSNAEFLMVISKTTPAGTSLADADEDEAKMG comes from the coding sequence GTGACCGAGACCTCCAGCTCCCAGTCCGCGCTCTCCACGATGCGTCTGGCCGAGCTCCAAGCGCTTGCCGGGCAGATCGGCCTCAAGGGCATTTCCCGTATGCGCAAGAGCGAGCTCGTCGCCGCCATTCGCGATGCCCGGGGCGCCTCCTCCGACGACCCCGGTCCCGCGACCTCCCATGACGACCAGCCCGCCGCCGACGGCACGGCGCGCCGCCCGCGCAGGAGCCCCGGATCCCAGGAGGCCGGTGACGAGCCCCGGGCCACTGGGGCGGACGGCGCTGAGGCGGCCCCCCGCTCCCGACGCCGTCGGGCCCAGGCCGCCGCCGGCGCCCCCGAGCGCACCCCCGTTCTCGACCTCGGCCTGGACATGCCTGAGCGCGCCCAGGCGGGGCAGGGCGCGGAGCCCGCGGAGGCCGGAGCCGCGCCCAGGCGCCCCCGGCGCGAGCGCGCCGAGCGGGAGCCCGACTCCCCGCCGCGCGAGTCGCGGCGCAGTCGCCGTCGGGCCCAGGCCGCCGCCGGCGCCCCCGAGCGCACCCCGGTGGGCGACGGCCCTGACTCGCCCGAGGACCACCTCGACGCCAAGGCCGCCCTCATGCGGGACCTGGCCGACGCCACCGGGACGGCCGCCGTCGAGCCCGCCGCACGGTCGCGTCGTGAGGAGGAGTCCGAGGGCTATGAGGAGGAGCGGGGCGGGCGCCGTCGTCGGGGCCGCAAGCGCGGACGCGACCGCTTCGAGCGCGAGAACCGTGACGCAGACTCGCCCGCGCCGGCGCGCCAGGGCAGGAGCCAGTCCCGGGAGGAGGAGGTCCTGCTGCCGGTGGCCGGCATCCTCGACGTCAGCGACCACCAGCACGCCTACCTGCGCACCTCCGGCTACCTGCCCGGGCCCAAGGACGTCTACGTCTCGGCCCACCTCATCAAGGACAACGGCCTGCGGGCCGGGGACGCCGTGACCGGATGGGTCCGTGAGGGCGGGGAGACCGCCGGGCCCAGCGGTGGCAGGAACAACCGCCGCCAGAACCGGGCCGGGCGGGTGAAGTACAACCCGCTGGTCAGCGTCGAGTCCGTCAACGGCATGGATGCCGAGCGCTCCAAGCGCCGCCCCGAGTTCGCCAAGCTCACCCCCCTCTACCCCCAGGAGCAGTTGCGCCTGGAGACCACGCCCAAGGCGCTCACGCCCCGGGTCATCGACCTGGTCTCGCCGATCGGCAAGGGCCAGCGCGGGCTCATCGTCTCCCCGCCCAAGGCCGGCAAGACGATCATCCTCCAGCAGATCGCCAACGCGATCGCCGTCAACAACCCCGAGGCCCACCTCATGGTCGTGCTCGTCGATGAGCGTCCCGAGGAGGTCACGGACATGCAGCGCACCGTCAAGGGCGAGGTCATCGCCTCGACCTTCGACCGGCCGGCCTCCGATCACACCATCGTCGCCGAGCTCGCCATCGAGAGGGCCAAGCGCCTGGTGGAGCTGGGTCAGGATGTCGTGGTGCTGCTGGACTCCATCACCCGCCTGGGCCGTGCCTACAACCTGGCCGCCCCCGCCTCGGGGCGCATCCTGTCCGGCGGTGTGGACGCCAGCGCCCTCTACCCGCCCAAGCGGTTCTTCGGGGCGGCCCGCAATGTGGAGAACGGCGGAAGCCTGACGATCCTGGCCACCGCCCTGGTGGAGACTGGCTCGAAGATGGACGAGGTCATCTTCGAGGAGTTCAAGGGCACCGGCAACATGGAGCTCAGGCTCTCCCGCCAGCTGGCGGACAAGCGCATCTTCCCCGCCGTGGACGTGGCCGCCTCGGGCACGCGCCGCGAGGAGCTGCTCATCGACCCCGCCCAGCTCAAGATCATGTGGCGCCTGCGCCGGCTCTTCGCCGGGCTGGAGCAGCAGCAGGCCCTCGAGCTCGTGCTCTCCAAGCTCAAGGACACCCAGTCCAACGCCGAGTTCCTCATGGTCATCTCCAAGACGACGCCCGCGGGAACCTCACTGGCCGACGCCGACGAGGACGAGGCCAAGATGGGCTGA
- a CDS encoding CE1759 family FMN reductase: MSAPMDLPTQAFAPDLQAAEAARLSAAPSPAPDRPLVAGEYGESDDAYDHTQMGRLTRIVAVHAGLGTPSTSQMLAERLAESARRSLEADSRLTSVEVIALRPLAGEIALASVGGPLGGELQAAVDALAQADGVVLVTPVFQASYTGLFKSFMDILPDGALVGMPVLMGATAGTARHSLVTEFAMRPLLTYLKARPTTLAVFAASEDFGAAWASEAPSEQREAPLGERIERAGAELAQAVASSRRQAPVDAMADFTPMDALLAKRG, translated from the coding sequence ATGAGCGCACCCATGGACCTGCCCACCCAGGCCTTCGCCCCCGACCTCCAGGCCGCCGAGGCCGCCCGCCTGAGCGCTGCGCCCAGCCCGGCCCCGGATCGGCCGCTCGTGGCCGGGGAGTACGGGGAGTCCGATGACGCCTACGACCACACGCAGATGGGGCGCCTGACCCGGATCGTCGCTGTTCATGCGGGGCTGGGAACGCCCTCGACCTCCCAGATGCTCGCCGAGCGCCTGGCCGAGTCCGCTCGGCGGTCCCTTGAGGCCGATTCGCGCCTGACCAGCGTGGAGGTGATCGCTCTGCGCCCACTGGCCGGGGAGATCGCGCTGGCCAGTGTGGGCGGCCCCCTGGGCGGCGAGCTCCAGGCGGCCGTGGACGCACTCGCCCAGGCCGACGGCGTCGTCCTGGTCACCCCGGTCTTCCAGGCCTCCTACACGGGACTGTTCAAGAGCTTCATGGACATCCTGCCCGATGGGGCCCTGGTGGGCATGCCCGTCCTCATGGGGGCCACGGCGGGCACGGCCCGCCACTCCCTGGTCACCGAGTTCGCCATGCGCCCGCTGCTGACCTATCTCAAGGCGCGCCCGACGACGCTGGCCGTCTTCGCCGCCAGTGAGGACTTCGGGGCGGCTTGGGCCTCCGAGGCGCCCTCGGAGCAGCGCGAGGCGCCGCTGGGGGAGCGCATCGAGCGCGCCGGCGCCGAGCTGGCCCAGGCGGTGGCGAGCTCCCGTCGCCAGGCCCCGGTCGACGCCATGGCCGATTTCACCCCCATGGATGCCCTGCTCGCCAAGCGCGGCTGA
- a CDS encoding CE1758 family FMN-dependent luciferase-like monooxygenase, with amino-acid sequence MHFGIFTVGDVTTNPHTGKPVSEHERIKNTVEMAVASEELGLDFFATGEHHNPPFVPSSPVALLASIAARTERLLLTTSTTLITTNDPVRIAEEYAYLQHLADGRLDLMMGRGNTGPVYPWFGKDIRKGISLAVENYDLLRRLWRETNVDWEGEFRTPLQDFTSMPRPLDGVAPFVWHASIRSPQIAEQAAYYGDGYLHNNIFWPVDHVKQMVDLYRERFHHYGHGRPEEAIVGLGGQIYAASSQAKAIEEYTPYFRNTYVYQGASLEEMTRHTPLAVGTPEQIVEKYLTYRDHVGDYQRQAFLIDMGGIPHVEVMKQLEILGTQIVPALRAELEGSRPEGVPDAPLHPRHRATLQGTEPPAEEPFALVNDFDPLTGRKVRI; translated from the coding sequence ATGCACTTCGGAATCTTCACCGTTGGGGATGTCACCACCAACCCGCACACCGGCAAGCCCGTCTCCGAGCACGAGCGCATCAAGAACACCGTCGAGATGGCCGTGGCCTCTGAGGAGCTCGGCCTGGACTTCTTCGCCACCGGCGAGCACCACAACCCGCCCTTCGTCCCCTCCAGCCCCGTGGCGCTGCTGGCCAGCATCGCGGCGCGCACCGAGCGGCTACTGCTGACCACCTCCACCACACTCATCACCACAAACGACCCGGTCCGCATCGCCGAGGAGTACGCCTACCTCCAGCACCTGGCCGACGGGCGCCTGGACCTCATGATGGGCCGGGGCAACACGGGCCCGGTCTACCCCTGGTTCGGAAAGGACATCCGCAAGGGCATCTCCCTGGCCGTGGAGAACTACGACCTTCTGCGGCGGCTGTGGCGCGAGACCAACGTGGACTGGGAGGGTGAGTTCCGCACCCCGCTCCAGGACTTCACCTCCATGCCCCGCCCGCTCGACGGCGTGGCCCCCTTCGTGTGGCACGCCTCCATCCGCTCCCCGCAGATCGCCGAGCAGGCCGCCTACTACGGCGACGGATACCTCCACAACAACATCTTCTGGCCCGTCGACCACGTCAAGCAGATGGTCGACCTCTACCGCGAGCGCTTCCACCACTACGGCCACGGCCGCCCCGAGGAGGCCATCGTGGGGCTGGGCGGTCAGATCTACGCCGCGAGCTCCCAGGCCAAGGCCATCGAGGAGTACACCCCCTACTTCCGCAACACCTATGTCTACCAGGGCGCCTCGCTGGAGGAGATGACCCGTCACACCCCGCTGGCCGTGGGCACGCCCGAGCAGATCGTGGAGAAGTACCTGACCTACCGCGATCACGTGGGGGACTACCAGCGCCAGGCCTTCCTCATCGACATGGGCGGCATCCCCCATGTCGAGGTCATGAAGCAGCTGGAGATCCTGGGCACGCAGATTGTCCCGGCGCTTCGCGCCGAGCTGGAGGGCTCGCGCCCGGAGGGCGTGCCCGATGCCCCGCTGCACCCGCGCCACCGCGCCACGCTCCAGGGCACCGAGCCGCCGGCCGAGGAGCCCTTCGCCCTGGTCAACGACTTCGACCCGCTGACGGGCCGGAAGGTGAGGATCTGA
- the thrB gene encoding homoserine kinase, with the protein MRLIREYAHVRVPATTANMGPGFDSFGMAFRFYDEVEVRPITGATRVVVEGVGAGSVPTDDDNLVVRALRAGLDAAGAPQAGFEMRCVNRIPHGGGMGSSASAAVAGLMLARGLISEPEALGDDAVFALATDFEGHPDNVAPAVFGGATVAWTQSDGLPRMAPMPVDESLPVSLLIPPSSTRLSTQEARQVLPVSVPRADALFNTSRAAVLMLALAGRPDLLMAGTEDRLHQEYRRSVLPASMAVMDSLREQGYPAVISGAGPTVLVLAELEEATRQTLANHGWTVLAPGIDTTGAVLG; encoded by the coding sequence ATGCGCCTGATCCGCGAGTACGCGCATGTGCGCGTGCCGGCCACCACGGCCAACATGGGGCCGGGCTTCGACTCCTTCGGCATGGCCTTCCGCTTCTACGACGAGGTCGAGGTGCGCCCCATCACCGGGGCCACACGAGTGGTCGTCGAGGGCGTGGGCGCCGGCTCGGTGCCCACCGACGACGACAACCTGGTGGTGCGGGCGCTGCGCGCGGGACTGGATGCGGCCGGGGCGCCGCAGGCCGGCTTCGAGATGCGCTGCGTCAACCGCATCCCCCACGGGGGAGGCATGGGCTCCTCGGCCAGTGCCGCGGTGGCGGGGCTCATGCTCGCCCGCGGTCTGATCTCCGAGCCCGAGGCGCTGGGCGATGACGCGGTCTTCGCCCTGGCCACCGATTTCGAGGGTCATCCCGACAACGTCGCCCCCGCGGTCTTCGGCGGGGCGACGGTGGCCTGGACGCAGTCCGACGGCCTGCCGCGCATGGCGCCCATGCCGGTGGACGAGTCACTGCCGGTCAGCCTGCTCATCCCGCCGTCGAGCACGCGCCTGTCCACCCAGGAGGCGCGCCAGGTGCTGCCGGTCTCGGTGCCGCGAGCCGATGCGCTGTTCAACACCTCGCGCGCGGCGGTGCTCATGCTGGCGCTGGCCGGGCGCCCGGATCTGCTCATGGCCGGGACCGAGGATCGCCTGCACCAGGAGTACCGGCGCAGCGTGCTGCCCGCCTCGATGGCGGTGATGGACTCCTTGCGCGAGCAGGGCTACCCGGCGGTGATCTCCGGGGCGGGTCCTACCGTGCTGGTGCTGGCCGAGCTGGAGGAGGCCACGCGCCAGACCCTGGCCAACCACGGCTGGACCGTGCTGGCCCCCGGCATCGACACCACCGGCGCCGTCCTGGGCTGA
- a CDS encoding homoserine dehydrogenase — protein MVPSVPSSSFAPSRSLSVGVLGAGTVGTQVIRLLTEQADDFAARSGARLEITGIAVRDLSAPRDPAVPAELLTDDATAVATGNDLVIELIGGIEPARTLILAAFKAGASVITGNKALIAAHGPELYAAAATAGTDFYYEAAVAGAIPVVYALRESMAGDRVTNVLGIVNGTTNYILDEMTTKGLSFDQALATAQELGYAEADPTADVDGLDAAAKAAIIASLAFHTRVGLDDVSVEGIRDITADDIREAQASGCQIKLLAIAQRREDEHARGVSVRVHPALVPADHPLASVHGAFNAVLVEAEAAGRLMFYGQGAGGAPTASAVLSDVVAAAAHRVHGGQAPRESCYARLPILGPEAAITRYQVQLEVADAPGALAAVAGVFGAQDVSINSVRQNAYVGGQTAVVTIVTHPAAVFHLDAAVEALRRDEHVAAVISVQRVEGE, from the coding sequence GTGGTCCCGTCGGTCCCGTCCTCGTCCTTCGCACCCTCCCGCAGCCTGTCCGTCGGCGTCCTGGGCGCCGGCACCGTGGGCACCCAGGTGATCCGCCTGCTGACCGAGCAGGCCGACGACTTCGCCGCGCGCTCCGGGGCCAGGCTGGAGATCACCGGCATCGCGGTGCGGGACCTGTCCGCCCCCCGGGACCCCGCCGTCCCCGCCGAGCTGCTGACCGACGACGCCACGGCCGTGGCCACGGGCAATGACCTGGTCATCGAGCTGATCGGCGGCATCGAGCCCGCCCGCACCCTCATCCTCGCGGCCTTCAAGGCCGGAGCCAGTGTCATCACCGGCAACAAGGCCCTCATCGCCGCGCACGGCCCCGAGCTCTACGCCGCAGCCGCGACCGCCGGCACCGACTTCTACTACGAGGCCGCCGTGGCCGGGGCCATCCCCGTGGTCTACGCGCTGCGGGAGTCCATGGCCGGGGACAGGGTCACCAACGTGCTGGGCATCGTCAACGGCACCACCAACTACATCCTCGATGAGATGACCACCAAGGGCCTGTCCTTCGACCAGGCCCTGGCCACCGCCCAGGAGCTGGGCTACGCCGAGGCCGACCCCACTGCGGATGTCGACGGACTCGACGCCGCCGCCAAGGCCGCCATCATCGCCTCCCTGGCCTTCCACACCCGGGTGGGCCTGGATGATGTCAGTGTCGAGGGCATCCGTGACATCACCGCGGATGACATCCGCGAGGCCCAGGCCTCGGGCTGCCAGATCAAGCTGCTGGCCATCGCCCAGCGGCGCGAGGACGAGCATGCCCGGGGGGTGTCCGTGCGCGTCCACCCGGCCCTGGTCCCGGCCGACCACCCGCTGGCCAGTGTGCACGGGGCCTTCAACGCCGTGCTGGTGGAGGCCGAGGCGGCCGGGCGCCTCATGTTCTACGGTCAGGGCGCCGGGGGCGCGCCGACCGCCTCCGCTGTGCTCTCCGACGTCGTGGCCGCCGCGGCTCACCGTGTCCACGGGGGGCAGGCCCCCCGGGAGTCCTGCTACGCGAGGCTGCCCATCCTGGGGCCCGAGGCGGCGATCACCCGCTACCAGGTCCAGCTGGAGGTCGCCGACGCCCCCGGCGCGCTGGCTGCCGTGGCCGGGGTCTTCGGCGCGCAGGACGTGTCCATCAACTCCGTGCGCCAGAACGCCTATGTGGGCGGCCAGACCGCGGTGGTCACGATCGTCACCCACCCTGCGGCGGTCTTCCACCTGGATGCGGCCGTGGAGGCGCTGCGGCGCGACGAGCACGTCGCCGCGGTCATCTCGGTCCAGCGCGTCGAGGGCGAGTGA
- a CDS encoding glycoside hydrolase family 30 protein: MPVANPQSPDEAQPTWVVTTEAAPWTTAQTPVTITEMDAFPGAFLRLDQPAQEIEGFGICFNELGWDALSRLEAQDREAILREVFAPGVGAGLTVCRMPIGANDFSRDWYSYDETPGDHALEHFSVAHDEQTLIPYIKAAKGHQPELRLWASPWCPPTWMKRNNHYACAAPNPLAAQTRFDNGLSRDNQIAEGEDGFILTEENLETYARYFGAFIDAYRERGIEISMVMPQNEFNSNQVFPACTWTPQGLISFLRHLIPHMESRGVEVFFGTMERADDSLVEAILADPQVGPRIGGVGFQWAGKHALPHIHHGHPELKIYQSEQECGDGRNDWRYARYAWTMMRHYFTHGATVYDYWNLALDEGGVSRWGWSQNSLVVVDPETATARFTHEYYILKHLAGFVRPGARFVPSLSYTGHENILAFLNPDGSVVIASQNDMTTPQELVVGVGDKLVRFEAPADSISTVVVPAGAFTLQGMPI; this comes from the coding sequence ATGCCCGTCGCCAACCCGCAATCCCCTGACGAAGCTCAGCCCACCTGGGTGGTCACCACCGAGGCCGCGCCCTGGACCACTGCGCAGACCCCCGTGACCATCACGGAGATGGATGCCTTCCCCGGCGCCTTCCTGCGGCTCGACCAGCCCGCCCAGGAGATCGAGGGATTTGGGATCTGCTTCAACGAGCTGGGATGGGACGCCCTGAGCCGCCTGGAGGCCCAGGATCGCGAGGCGATCCTGCGGGAGGTCTTCGCCCCCGGCGTCGGGGCGGGGCTGACCGTGTGCCGCATGCCCATCGGGGCCAACGACTTCTCCCGCGACTGGTACTCCTACGACGAGACCCCCGGGGACCATGCCCTGGAGCACTTCTCCGTGGCCCACGACGAGCAGACCCTCATCCCCTACATCAAGGCGGCCAAGGGCCACCAGCCCGAGCTGCGGCTGTGGGCCTCCCCGTGGTGCCCGCCCACCTGGATGAAGCGCAACAACCACTACGCCTGCGCCGCCCCCAACCCCCTGGCCGCGCAGACCCGCTTCGACAACGGACTGTCGCGCGACAACCAGATCGCCGAGGGCGAGGACGGCTTCATCCTCACCGAGGAGAACCTGGAGACCTATGCGCGCTACTTCGGGGCATTCATCGACGCCTACCGGGAGCGGGGCATCGAGATCTCCATGGTCATGCCCCAGAACGAGTTCAACTCCAACCAGGTCTTCCCCGCCTGCACCTGGACGCCCCAGGGGCTCATCTCATTCCTGCGCCACCTCATCCCCCACATGGAGTCACGCGGCGTGGAGGTCTTCTTCGGCACCATGGAGCGCGCCGATGACAGCCTGGTCGAGGCCATCCTGGCCGACCCCCAGGTGGGGCCGCGCATCGGCGGCGTCGGCTTCCAGTGGGCCGGCAAGCACGCCCTGCCCCACATCCACCACGGCCACCCCGAGCTGAAGATCTACCAGTCCGAGCAGGAGTGCGGCGACGGCCGCAACGACTGGCGCTACGCCCGCTACGCGTGGACCATGATGCGCCACTACTTCACCCATGGCGCCACCGTCTACGACTACTGGAACCTGGCCCTGGACGAGGGGGGCGTCTCCCGCTGGGGCTGGAGCCAGAACTCACTGGTGGTGGTCGACCCCGAGACCGCCACGGCCCGCTTCACCCACGAGTACTACATCCTCAAGCACCTTGCGGGCTTCGTGCGCCCCGGGGCGCGATTCGTGCCCAGCCTGTCCTACACGGGCCACGAGAACATCCTGGCCTTCCTCAACCCGGATGGCTCGGTGGTCATCGCCTCCCAGAACGACATGACCACGCCCCAGGAGCTGGTCGTGGGCGTGGGGGACAAGCTGGTGCGCTTCGAGGCCCCGGCCGACTCCATCTCCACCGTCGTGGTGCCCGCGGGCGCCTTCACCCTCCAGGGCATGCCCATCTGA
- a CDS encoding DUF7926 domain-containing protein yields the protein MLAAIAPLVTAPAQADENQGITVTNMTLTRVDGNNVDREGALTYYDHARLNFDWDASSTELKSGDSFTINLGTYFQNLQVPASKPMTVDHNGTEVEVGTCELTAKDITCTFNGKVEELRNAGFHNFRGSGSAMLSIVESTTSKTADITANGIASVDLPGEGGIGTPNPSQWELYKWSSSFYNDYSELTWGINFGANETTGGKLGTTFTGSNRQTITFTDTLGEGMDFNSDLTRWTLNKRNGDGPGVRLTDASGADATTEHGDYDLKTTISGDGRTATIEVTGPFNNGDNFTIEYPVTFAGGKAVKGSTYNNSVTMNGTDLSSENQQAYVQYFDINVQMEPGFGSFSVTKAVEGDAADKAAGTSFPVEVAYELPAAASTYPGWTAPEGTKPEGEGRTGTATMTVKPGETTQFEGTLPKGTTVTLSEDVSKAEPAAEGYEWGTPVFVVDGKETNTFTIGDQVVTSVSLTNKAVSTPPATTPPTTAPPTTTAPPETAGPPATVPPETAPPTGTPGSPSTPGAPGTPNKPGSPPLANTGADVAALVVLVGLGLGGGALALSRRRKA from the coding sequence ATGCTGGCCGCCATCGCCCCCCTGGTGACCGCCCCGGCGCAAGCCGATGAGAACCAGGGCATCACAGTTACCAACATGACTTTGACACGGGTCGACGGTAACAATGTGGATCGGGAGGGCGCCCTCACCTACTACGACCACGCCCGCCTGAACTTCGACTGGGACGCCTCCAGTACGGAGCTCAAGAGCGGTGACTCCTTCACCATCAACCTGGGCACATACTTCCAGAACCTCCAGGTCCCCGCCTCCAAGCCCATGACCGTTGACCACAACGGCACCGAGGTCGAGGTCGGCACCTGCGAGCTGACGGCCAAGGACATCACCTGCACCTTCAACGGCAAGGTCGAGGAGCTGCGCAACGCCGGATTCCACAACTTCCGCGGCAGTGGCTCGGCCATGCTGTCCATCGTCGAGTCCACCACCTCCAAGACCGCGGACATCACCGCCAACGGCATCGCCTCGGTGGATCTGCCCGGCGAGGGCGGCATCGGCACCCCCAACCCGTCCCAGTGGGAGCTCTACAAGTGGTCCTCCAGCTTCTACAACGACTACTCCGAGCTGACCTGGGGCATTAACTTCGGTGCCAACGAGACCACCGGTGGCAAGCTGGGCACGACCTTCACCGGCTCCAACCGCCAGACCATCACCTTCACCGACACCCTCGGCGAGGGCATGGACTTCAACTCCGACCTGACCCGTTGGACCCTCAACAAGCGCAACGGCGACGGGCCGGGCGTGCGCCTGACCGACGCCTCCGGGGCTGACGCCACCACCGAGCACGGCGACTACGACCTCAAGACCACCATCTCCGGTGACGGCCGTACCGCCACCATCGAGGTCACCGGCCCCTTCAACAACGGTGACAACTTCACCATCGAGTACCCGGTCACCTTCGCCGGCGGCAAGGCCGTCAAGGGCTCGACCTACAACAACTCGGTGACGATGAACGGCACTGACCTCAGTTCTGAGAACCAGCAGGCCTATGTGCAGTACTTCGACATCAACGTCCAGATGGAGCCCGGCTTCGGCAGCTTCTCCGTGACCAAGGCCGTTGAGGGCGACGCCGCCGACAAGGCCGCTGGCACCTCCTTCCCGGTGGAGGTCGCCTACGAGCTGCCCGCGGCCGCCTCCACCTACCCCGGCTGGACCGCGCCCGAGGGCACCAAGCCCGAGGGCGAGGGCCGCACCGGCACCGCCACGATGACTGTCAAGCCCGGTGAGACCACCCAGTTCGAGGGCACTCTGCCCAAGGGCACCACCGTGACCCTCTCCGAGGACGTCTCCAAGGCCGAGCCCGCCGCTGAGGGCTACGAGTGGGGGACCCCGGTCTTCGTCGTCGACGGCAAGGAGACCAACACCTTCACCATTGGCGACCAGGTTGTCACCAGCGTGAGCCTGACCAACAAGGCGGTCAGCACCCCGCCGGCGACCACCCCGCCGACCACGGCCCCGCCGACGACGACCGCTCCTCCGGAGACCGCCGGCCCGCCGGCGACCGTTCCCCCGGAGACCGCTCCTCCGACGGGCACGCCCGGCAGCCCCAGCACCCCCGGTGCTCCGGGGACCCCGAACAAGCCCGGCTCGCCGCCTCTGGCGAACACCGGTGCCGACGTGGCCGCCCTGGTCGTGCTGGTCGGCCTGGGCCTGGGTGGGGGCGCCCTCGCGCTGTCCCGCCGTCGCAAGGCCTGA